In the genome of Desulfuromonas sp. DDH964, one region contains:
- a CDS encoding acetoin utilization protein AcuC has protein sequence MALNLHASPQFCLLTSKHFSAVSFGEEHPFKVQRYRLAYDLIEELGLGRGPTVSCVEAPLATEEILGNFHRQDYLQRLREFSLSITPRADFRFGLGDVENPVFPEMYDWSRLCCGATLEAMRLVVEDRFRAAFNPAGGYHHAQPARASGFSYLNDAAIAIRSYLDRGLRIAYLDLDAHHGDGVQQAFYDTDRVLTISVHENGKDFYPHTGFADELGEGAGYGYAVNIPLLRHADDLIFEQALTRMVLPLLRSYHPDLLVTQAGVDGMRTDPLARLELTTRSYEFAARSLASLGIPWVILGGGGYDKCNVARCWALFWAAACGIELSDCLPPGFRARARSLGWQGESLRDAPHLAQPGDFARAQRDLERVLGFLERRLEPVHGISRRRGA, from the coding sequence ATGGCGCTGAATTTACATGCCTCTCCGCAGTTTTGCCTGCTCACCTCGAAGCACTTTTCTGCGGTCTCCTTCGGCGAAGAGCACCCCTTCAAGGTGCAGCGCTATCGGCTCGCTTACGACCTGATCGAGGAACTCGGACTCGGGAGGGGGCCCACCGTCTCCTGTGTTGAAGCGCCGCTGGCGACTGAGGAGATCCTTGGCAATTTCCACCGCCAGGACTATCTGCAGCGACTGCGGGAGTTCAGCCTCTCCATCACGCCGCGTGCTGATTTCCGCTTTGGTCTTGGCGATGTGGAAAACCCGGTCTTCCCGGAGATGTACGACTGGTCGCGGCTTTGCTGCGGCGCCACCCTGGAAGCGATGCGGCTGGTGGTGGAGGATCGCTTTCGGGCCGCGTTCAATCCGGCCGGTGGCTATCATCATGCCCAGCCCGCGCGCGCTTCCGGCTTCAGCTATCTTAATGATGCGGCAATTGCCATCCGCAGCTACCTGGACCGCGGATTGCGCATCGCGTATCTCGACCTCGATGCCCATCATGGTGACGGCGTACAGCAGGCCTTTTACGATACCGACCGGGTATTGACGATCTCGGTTCACGAAAATGGCAAGGATTTTTACCCGCACACCGGTTTTGCCGACGAACTCGGCGAGGGGGCCGGTTATGGTTATGCGGTCAATATTCCGCTGCTGCGCCATGCCGATGATCTTATCTTCGAACAGGCCCTGACGCGCATGGTCCTGCCGTTGCTGCGCAGCTACCACCCTGATCTTCTGGTGACTCAGGCCGGGGTTGACGGGATGCGAACCGATCCCCTGGCCAGGCTCGAGCTCACCACGCGTTCCTACGAGTTTGCCGCCCGGTCCCTGGCCAGTCTGGGAATTCCCTGGGTGATTCTCGGTGGCGGCGGCTACGACAAGTGCAACGTGGCCCGCTGCTGGGCTCTCTTTTGGGCCGCAGCCTGCGGCATTGAACTGTCCGATTGCCTCCCTCCCGGTTTTCGGGCCCGCGCCAGGAGCCTTGGCTGGCAGGGTGAATCGTTGCGGGATGCCCCGCATCTGGCCCAACCGGGGGATTTTGCCCGTGCCCAGCGCGACCTTGAGCGAGTCCTTGGTTTTCTCGAGCGGCGGCTGGAACCGGTGCATGGTATTTCGCGCAGGAGAGGGGCATGA
- a CDS encoding tetratricopeptide repeat protein yields the protein MPDIQEGAPMGRGDFRFWTPPAGFTVKVGPEERPVVLPDLPLPLKRQLQTGEAPAADAIGSSLYDYLRQFPDGANNRQYAELLRDAWPHYLADLGAMALMLDHKEVDPPYVKRKINALKILALLEPENAGLHQQIGMACFHLALNYQEMSSSRQHLQQALKHLHLALEHRPGDPASLNLLGQTDFLLGDYPAAARSWRQLHDHLAPSPAREALAARLERITRAGMPDHPLVEELEAVGHALELCGEERFAEARLLLDQLEEQGELPRELPAAEFYYLLGVCRERTGEPAGAFDAFSKALELDSDYQPARDGIERIQGEKGDKA from the coding sequence ATGCCAGATATCCAGGAAGGCGCACCCATGGGCCGGGGCGATTTTCGCTTCTGGACCCCGCCGGCCGGATTCACCGTCAAGGTCGGGCCGGAAGAACGCCCTGTCGTCCTCCCCGACCTCCCGCTGCCGCTTAAACGCCAGCTTCAGACCGGCGAGGCTCCCGCGGCCGATGCCATCGGTAGCAGCCTCTACGATTATCTGCGTCAATTCCCGGATGGTGCCAACAACCGGCAGTATGCCGAATTGCTCAGGGATGCCTGGCCGCACTATCTCGCTGACCTGGGGGCGATGGCGTTGATGCTCGACCACAAGGAAGTCGACCCGCCCTATGTCAAGCGCAAGATCAATGCGCTGAAGATTCTCGCTCTCCTGGAACCGGAAAACGCCGGACTGCACCAGCAGATCGGCATGGCCTGTTTCCATCTTGCCCTGAATTATCAGGAGATGAGCTCCAGCCGCCAGCATTTGCAGCAGGCCCTCAAGCACCTCCACCTGGCACTGGAACACCGGCCGGGCGATCCCGCCAGCCTCAATCTCCTCGGACAGACCGATTTTTTGCTCGGCGATTATCCGGCCGCGGCTCGTTCCTGGCGCCAGCTCCACGACCACCTCGCCCCTTCCCCGGCGCGGGAGGCGCTGGCCGCCAGGCTGGAGCGGATCACCCGGGCCGGCATGCCGGATCACCCCCTGGTCGAAGAACTGGAAGCAGTCGGTCATGCCCTTGAATTATGCGGCGAGGAGCGCTTTGCCGAGGCCCGTCTCCTTCTCGATCAGCTGGAAGAGCAGGGAGAACTCCCCCGGGAATTGCCGGCGGCCGAATTTTATTATCTTCTCGGCGTCTGCCGGGAACGGACCGGTGAGCCGGCTGGCGCCTTTGACGCCTTCAGCAAGGCGCTGGAGCTCGACTCGGATTACCAGCCGGCCCGGGACGGAATCGAACGGATCCAGGGCGAGAAAGGGGACAAGGCATGA
- a CDS encoding MlaE family ABC transporter permease, which translates to MLDTIGRKLLRTAHATGEMLALLLETLYFFKDAPRNWPTIARQISSVGLGTLPIAALMALFIGMVLALQTGAELAMYGSQEAIGAIVGLSMVKELGPVMTSLLVAGRVGSAMAAEVGAMEVYEEIDALKTLEINPVRFLAMPRLIACLVGVPMLVIFTIGIGIAGGGLVSSVNPVINVPFSVYYDNMVRALGYQDILKGLLKATVFGGIIAQVGCYVGFRTSGGARGIGESTTRAVVVAFLMIFVANYFLTRFML; encoded by the coding sequence ATGCTCGACACCATTGGTCGAAAACTGCTCCGAACCGCCCACGCTACCGGGGAGATGCTCGCCCTGCTGCTGGAGACCCTCTATTTTTTCAAGGATGCCCCGCGCAACTGGCCGACCATCGCCCGGCAGATCAGCAGTGTTGGCCTCGGTACCCTGCCGATCGCGGCGTTGATGGCTCTCTTTATCGGCATGGTGCTGGCCCTGCAGACCGGCGCCGAGCTCGCCATGTACGGCAGCCAGGAAGCGATCGGTGCGATTGTCGGTCTGTCAATGGTCAAGGAACTTGGTCCGGTCATGACCAGCCTGCTGGTGGCCGGCCGGGTCGGTTCCGCGATGGCCGCCGAGGTCGGGGCGATGGAGGTTTACGAGGAAATCGATGCGCTAAAGACTCTGGAAATCAACCCGGTGCGCTTCCTCGCCATGCCGAGGCTGATCGCCTGCCTGGTTGGGGTGCCGATGCTGGTCATATTCACCATCGGCATCGGCATCGCCGGCGGCGGTCTGGTCAGCAGCGTTAACCCGGTGATCAATGTCCCCTTCAGTGTCTATTACGACAACATGGTGCGGGCTCTTGGCTACCAGGACATTCTCAAGGGATTGCTCAAAGCCACCGTCTTTGGCGGCATCATCGCCCAGGTTGGCTGTTATGTCGGCTTTCGCACCAGCGGTGGCGCGCGCGGGATTGGCGAATCGACCACCCGGGCCGTGGTCGTGGCCTTCCTGATGATCTTCGTCGCCAACTATTTCCTCACCCGTTTCATGCTTTAG